One Leptospira levettii genomic window carries:
- a CDS encoding glycosyltransferase family 2 protein yields the protein MEKYLEKRSNPKLLSIVIPCYNEEKVLPFLRNRLSDFLNSLSVKTEIILVNDGSKDNTIFQLVNWSIEDSSVQVISLSRNFGHQIAVTAGMDYASGDAIVIMDADLQDPPEVIIEMLERYREGYDVVYGQRITRTGETFFKKFTAWCFYRIMKVLVHKDLPLDTGDFRLISRRCANALNGLRENHRFLRGMNAWIGFPQIPVYYNRDPRVAGETKYPLKKMIGLAINAAISFSPIPLRFSLALGLIIAFVGFLVGIYALFRAFQYFILHSPIVYNPGWATIVTLICLIGGSILISIGILGEYIARIFEESKGRPLYVVEFAKGKNVQKKKLV from the coding sequence ATGGAAAAATATTTAGAAAAACGTTCTAACCCCAAATTATTATCAATTGTAATCCCTTGTTATAATGAAGAGAAGGTGTTACCTTTTTTGCGAAATAGGTTAAGTGATTTTTTAAATTCTTTATCTGTTAAGACAGAAATTATTTTGGTGAATGATGGAAGTAAGGATAACACAATTTTTCAGCTAGTAAATTGGTCGATTGAAGATTCTTCAGTGCAGGTTATTTCTCTATCGCGTAATTTTGGTCACCAAATCGCTGTTACGGCAGGTATGGATTATGCAAGTGGTGATGCTATTGTGATTATGGATGCTGATTTACAGGATCCGCCTGAAGTGATCATTGAAATGTTAGAGAGATACCGTGAGGGTTATGACGTTGTTTATGGACAGAGAATCACTAGAACTGGAGAAACTTTTTTTAAAAAATTTACTGCATGGTGTTTCTATAGAATTATGAAGGTATTGGTTCACAAAGATTTACCTTTAGATACTGGTGACTTTCGATTAATTTCTAGACGTTGTGCGAATGCGTTAAATGGATTAAGAGAAAATCACCGGTTTTTAAGAGGGATGAATGCATGGATCGGATTTCCTCAAATACCAGTATATTATAATCGGGACCCACGCGTTGCTGGAGAAACTAAATATCCTTTAAAGAAGATGATTGGGTTGGCAATCAATGCTGCGATTTCTTTTTCTCCTATTCCTTTAAGATTTAGTTTAGCTTTAGGATTAATCATTGCCTTTGTTGGTTTTTTAGTTGGAATATATGCATTATTTCGCGCCTTTCAGTATTTTATTTTACACTCTCCGATAGTATACAATCCAGGATGGGCAACAATTGTAACTCTAATCTGCTTAATCGGAGGGTCGATTTTGATTTCGATTGGTATACTTGGCGAATATATAGCAAGAATATTCGAAGAGTCAAAGGGCAGGCCATTATATGTTGTTGAATTTGCTAAGGGAAAAAATGTTCAAAAAAAAAAGTTGGTTTAA